The Blattabacterium cuenoti genome includes the window AGCATTGACGAATTACATTATTTATATATTTCTCTTCTATGTTTAATTTTACAAATGCAACAACTTGCTATTATAACAATTCAAGAAAATAAAATATTATTAAATAATAAAATTATTCAACAGTTTGCATATAATTCTATTATTAATATATTATCTCATAATAAATATATAATTGAATATAATTCAAAAAAATATTGGAAATATTTTTTATGGCAAAAAGATGAATATTATATTAATATTTTATTACAAGATTTAATACAATTGAATGATGATAATATGTTTATTAATAATAATAATGTATCCTATTTTCAAAAAGACAAACATTTTATTATAACATGTTATAAACAATTTTTTTTTACAAATAAAAAATTAATAGAATATATAGAAGATTCATATCATACATATACAATATGTACTAAACTTGATTTATTTATAGCTCATCAAATGGTATATAAAACATTAAAATATATTGAATTATACACTCCAAACAATTTTAAATTAATTGATATTTCTCAAAATAATCAACAATTTATTATTAATTTATATAGAAATACTATTAATCATAAAAACGAATTAAATAACTTAATAGAACGAATTTCTACAAATTGGACAATAAAAAGAATATATATTATCGATTTAATAATATTACAAATGGCAATTTGTGAATTTTTATATTTTCCACATATTCCTCCAAAAGCAACTATTAATGAATATATTGAAATTACAAAATTATTTTGTATGGAAAAAAGTAAAATTTTTGTAAATGGCATTTTAGATAAAATTTTACAGTTATTAAATAAAGAAAACAACTTAAAAAAAGAAATTCATCAGAAATCATAAAACACATAAAACAATTGTTTTAAATTATTACTATGTATTATATATATTTGAAATTAGTACAAAGTTCTGCTGCAGAAACTGTTTGGATGTTTGCTCTAATATTTATTGTTTTCTATTTTTTTATGATTAGACCTCAAATAAATAAACAAAAAATGGAAAAAAAATTTCAAGAAAATTTAAAAACAGGAAATTATATTGTAACAACTTCAGGAATACATGGCAAAATTATTAAAATATCAAAATATTTTTGCATATTAGAAACAGTAGTGGGAAAAATTAAAACAGAAAAAAATACAATTTCTAAAGATTTAACTTATTTACGATATGGAAAAAATAATCCAAAAGTATTATATAAAGAAATAAATCATAAATGAAAAAATCAACTTATTTAATAGGAATAACTGGCCAGATAGGAACTGGAAAAAGTTTATTATCTCATTATTTTCAACAAATGCAAGTTCCAGTATATCAATCAGATATACAATGTAAAAAATTAATGAATAATAATTGTTTTATCAAAAAAGAAATTATTAAATATTTTGGTACACAAGCATATATTAAAAATAATACAATAAATTCAGTTGTTATATCTAATATTGTATTTAATAATAATCCTGCTTCATACTTAAAATTATTATGTAAAATTATATATCCTTGGATGGTATTAGATTTTAAAATTTGGCAAAATTATCACCATAAAAAGTTATATCTCATAAAAGATTCGGCATTATTATTTGAAAGTGGTTCATATAAAAATTGTGATTTAATGATCAATATAACTTCTTCTATAGATACAATTATAAAACGAGTCAGAAAAAGAAGTCGTTTA containing:
- the nusB gene encoding transcription antitermination factor NusB is translated as MLIRRHFRIKILQFIYAQYLSKMDSKKVENNILYSIDELHYLYISLLCLILQMQQLAIITIQENKILLNNKIIQQFAYNSIINILSHNKYIIEYNSKKYWKYFLWQKDEYYINILLQDLIQLNDDNMFINNNNVSYFQKDKHFIITCYKQFFFTNKKLIEYIEDSYHTYTICTKLDLFIAHQMVYKTLKYIELYTPNNFKLIDISQNNQQFIINLYRNTINHKNELNNLIERISTNWTIKRIYIIDLIILQMAICEFLYFPHIPPKATINEYIEITKLFCMEKSKIFVNGILDKILQLLNKENNLKKEIHQKS
- the yajC gene encoding preprotein translocase subunit YajC encodes the protein MYYIYLKLVQSSAAETVWMFALIFIVFYFFMIRPQINKQKMEKKFQENLKTGNYIVTTSGIHGKIIKISKYFCILETVVGKIKTEKNTISKDLTYLRYGKNNPKVLYKEINHK
- the coaE gene encoding dephospho-CoA kinase (Dephospho-CoA kinase (CoaE) performs the final step in coenzyme A biosynthesis.), with product MKKSTYLIGITGQIGTGKSLLSHYFQQMQVPVYQSDIQCKKLMNNNCFIKKEIIKYFGTQAYIKNNTINSVVISNIVFNNNPASYLKLLCKIIYPWMVLDFKIWQNYHHKKLYLIKDSALLFESGSYKNCDLMINITSSIDTIIKRVRKRSRLHVNQIINRLKLQIPNRYRIKYSNFIINNESDINYLKYKAKTIHNLIINKLKYGKR